The Plasmodium brasilianum strain Bolivian I chromosome 14, whole genome shotgun sequence genome contains a region encoding:
- a CDS encoding U4/U6.U5 tri-snRNP-associated protein 2, with product MDKKPKKKLKNEEELTPKKRKKRSRNENDIQEFSANEMNKTINHSNIEELSNNLRDKDHVNGTLNSKNEEISRSRGSSRGSSSRSNSSSSRRSGIKEDVQGISGGKGRGRICPYLRTINRNLLDFDFEKLCSISLSNLHVYACLVCGLYFQGIGKGTYAYTHALEKNHYVFINLETCKTCCLPENYEIEDASLNDIKYFLKPVYKREEVEYLCYNSILGKSLDGADFFPGCVGLNNLKNTDYCNVVIQLLCTIIPIRNVLLLYKNKQNIAKNLIVVLSELIKKIYNPKNFKGVVSPHEFLQAVGIESKKNFKIGTKNDPLHFFLWIVNKIHRYSERTLKRRKKELTPSSGAHYIHSIYNVHSMYDARDTHNKRNIRGPHTDDPEFMDYAANSRDTKESTSYNYNKQNVNQNSQGEDRVNIPQEDDGNNLEVEKNEIGEGKMEKGLTLKDKKKKIKKRKKEKKWTYDDINIIDYCFDGELIIKTKKKKKKDSEVVESVKDEILKRKKEEMYEEDTQGDKYISDTMDDDELNEKKNYIIQKTSFRTLSLKLPNPPIFKSTTESNIIPQVSIFELLTKFDGETETYLHDDKSAPSTLIISKLPKYLIFTIERFSKNNFFVEKNGTIVNFVIKNLDMKDYVHQDYLNANPVTKYNLIANIFHSGTVNTGSYKIHVLNQPTNEWYEIEDLHVISILPQLVLLPESCVQLYQRQDVQLNGELG from the coding sequence atggaTAAAAaacccaaaaaaaaattaaaaaatgaggaGGAATTAActccaaaaaaaaggaagaaaagaaGTAGGAACGAAAATGACATTCAGGAATTTAGCGCTAATGAGATGAATAAAACGATTAACCATTCTAATATAGAGGAGTTGAGCAATAATTTAAGGGACAAGGATCATGTGAATGGTACTTTGAACAGTAAGAATGAGGAAATTAGTAGAAGTAGGGGTAGCAGTAGAGGTAGTAGTAGTCGCAGCAATAGTAGTAGCAGCAGACGTAGCGGCATAAAAGAGGATGTACAAGGTATAAGTGGAGGTAAAGGTCGAGGAAGAATTTGCCCTTATTTACGAACCATTAATAGAAACCTACTTGACTttgattttgaaaaattatgcaGTATAAGTCTGTCaaatttacatgtatatgcttGCTTAGTATGTGGCTTATACTTCCAAGGTATAGGGAAGGGAACGTACgcatatacacatgcatTAGAAAAGAAtcattatgtttttattaatttagaAACGTGTAAAACTTGTTGCTTACCAGAAAATTACGAAATTGAAGACGCATCTTtgaatgatataaaatattttttaaaaccaGTTTATAAAAGAGAGGAAGTTGAATATTTGTGTTATAATTCTATATTAGGTAAGTCGTTAGATGGGGCAGATTTTTTTCCGGGTTGTGTTggtttaaataatttaaaaaatacagatTATTGCAATGTTGTTATTCAATTACTTTGCACAATTATACCTATAcgaaatgtattattattatataaaaataaacaaaatatagcaaaGAATTTAATTGTTGTCTTATctgaattaattaaaaaaatatataatcctAAAAATTTCAAAGGTGTGGTATCACCCCATGAATTCTTACAAGCTGTAGGTATAGAatcaaaaaagaattttaaaataggTACCAAAAATGATCCTCTGCATTTTTTTCTCTGGATTGTTAATAAGATTCATAGATACTCAGAAAGGACTTtgaaaaggaggaaaaaGGAACTTACTCCTAGTAGTGGTGCACATTATATACACAGCATATATAACGTGCACAGTATGTATGACGCACGTGATACACATAATAAACGTAACATACGTGGCCCACATACTGATGATCCTGAATTCATGGACTATGCTGCAAATAGTAGGGACACGAAAGAAAGCACaagttataattataacaagcAAAATGTGAATCAGAACAGTCAAGGTGAAGATCGAGTGAATATCCCACAAGAAGACGATGGAAATAATTTAGAAGtagagaaaaatgaaataggggagggaaaaatggaaaaaggaTTAACACTcaaggacaaaaaaaaaaagataaaaaaaagaaaaaaagaaaaaaaatggacaTATGACGACATTAACATAATAGATTACTGCTTTGATGGAGAATTGATTAtcaaaacaaagaaaaaaaaaaaaaaagactctGAAGTCGTTGAATCAGTGAAggatgaaatattaaaaagaaaaaaagaggagaTGTACGAAGAGGATACGCAGGGGGATAAATACATATCAGATACTATGGATGATGatgaattaaatgaaaaaaaaaattatataattcaaaaaacgTCTTTTCGTACTCTTTCTTTGAAATTACCGAATCCACCAATTTTTAAGAGCACAACTGAAAGTAATATAATACCACAAGTTTCTATATTTGAATTGTTAACGAAGTTTGATGGAGAAACAGAGACGTATTTACATGATGACAAATCAGCTCCAAGCacattaattatttcaaaattaccaaaatatttaatatttacaattgagagattttcaaaaaataatttttttgttgaaaAAAATGGCACAATAgtaaattttgtaattaaaaatCTAGATATGAAGGATTATGTACATCAAGATTATCTTAATGCAAACCCTGTTACCAAATACAATTTAAttgcaaatatatttcaCAGTGGTACTGTTAATACAGGATCATATAAAATTCATGTCTTAAACCAACCAACAAATGAATGGTACGAAATTGAAGATTTACATGTCATTTCGATACTACCTCAACTCGTTTTATTACCTGAATCTTGTGTGCAACTCTATCAACGACAAGATGTGCAATTAAATGGAGAGCTAGGCTAA